In Glandiceps talaboti chromosome 6, keGlaTala1.1, whole genome shotgun sequence, one DNA window encodes the following:
- the LOC144436202 gene encoding coiled-coil domain-containing protein 24-like codes for MVMTEPPPYNLEAYEPPPSLWKLVEENVVREEREEIREILGESLVEQSLELHTEVETLLEIWRDYRDETNGLMPRRKRLPEPPKVRENLVGHIKLLVGSLKEKAKEEGMDPDAVFSKRNNDVLDYVMREKLRKGSESQNNAAKRPSTASSSRDGRETPFRMTPSSDVDMLSATSTLSDQVDSVKGHLNILKIDEVVQQLRQNLADEIEMLLQDITFLQDCLEDESNFRAESVLSLNQIEPTIQDLKEERSRLERECHSPLPVTPPGKRTVLPPTRKLVAPQKPSSAKMKPQPLPSQPRGPKSKSSPMKANHGIVASSNPKMTTTNIAFPDKNATKLTNARSISMKTTERTLIRPNPHIVSPGAANSGRFQDSSSPPLYPSPPSSAKVKPERPSSAQRFRKMVLNHRQESS; via the exons ATGGTAATGACAGAACCACCTCCCTATAATCTTGAGGCCTATGAACCTCCTCCATCGCTATGGAAATTAGTCGAAGAAAATGTCGTCAGGGAGGAAAGAGAAGAAATCCGGGAAATTCTTGGAGAATCTTTGGTGGAACAAAGCTTAGAACTCCATACGGAG GTTGAAACTTTACTTGAAATATGGAGAGATTACAGAGATGAGACCAATGGTCTGATGCCACGAAGAAAACGATTACCAGAACCTCCAAAAGTCAGAGAAAACTTAGTTGGTCATATCAAACTATTAGTTGGTAGTTTAAAAGAAAAAGCCAAAGAAGAGGGAAT GGATCCTGATGCTGTGTTCTCAAAAAGAAATAACGATGTTTTAGATTATGTAATGAGAGAAAAACTACGGAAAG GTTCTGAGAGTCAAAACAATGCAGCCAAGAGACCCTCCACAGCATCAAGTTCCAGAGATGGTAGAGAAACACCATTTCGAATGACGCCCTCTAGTGACGTTGATAT GCTGTCAGCAACATCTACACTCAGTGACCAAGTAGACTCAGTGAAAGGACATCTCAATATCCTTAAGATAGATGAAGTTGTACAGCAGCTGAG GCAAAATTTAGCAGATGAGATAGAAATGCTTTTACAAGATATTACATTCCTACAAGACTGTCTTGAAGATGAATCTAACTTCAGAGCTGAGTCTGTCCTATCACTAAATCAAATAGAACCTACAATACAAG ATTTAAAAGAAGAGAGGTCCAGATTAGAAAGAGAATGTCATAGTCCACTACCAGTCACTCCACCAGGTAAAAGAACAGTACTGCCACCAACAAG GAAACTAGTGGCACCACAGAAACCTAGCAGTGCCAAGATGAAACCACAGCCATTGCCATCACAACCTAGAGGACCAAAGTCAAAGTCATCACCCATGAAAGCTAACCATGGCATTGTGGCGTCATCAAATCctaaaatgacaacaacaaatatCGCCTTTCCTGACAAGAATGCTACAAAACTTACTAATGCAAGAAGTATATCAATGAAAACAACG GAGAGAACCCTTATCAGACCAAATCCTCACATTGTGTCACCTGGAGCAGCCAACTCAGGGAGGTTCCAAGACTCATCTTCACCTCCTCTGTATCCATCACCTCCATCATCTGCTAAGGTAAAACCAGAAAGACCAAGCTCAGCTCAGAGGTTTAGAAAAATGGTGTTAAATCACAGACAAGAGTCATCATAG